A stretch of Microbacterium caowuchunii DNA encodes these proteins:
- a CDS encoding AAA family ATPase: protein MTDTRPDAALRTDAQMNAESFAELTGAVADAVSTVIDGKPAAVRAALVALLAEGHLLIEDVPGVGKTMLARALAASIHGTVRRIQFTPDLLPGDVTGVSVFDPVAREFEFKPGAVFAHVVIADEINRSSPKTQSALLEAMEERQVTVDGHSHPLPAPFLVVATQNPLDMEGTYALPEAQRDRFMMRISMGYPDAAAETLMLRQRETENPLQKIRPVLTAQRVLDLIAWARRIHVSPAVEEYAVGLAHATRVHADLRLGASPRATLQLVRAAKVWAALDGRSFVIPDDIASLVVPVFAHRLIPNRVSGARADAHSVPAILERIVGSVRVPLAARP from the coding sequence ATGACCGACACCCGACCGGATGCCGCGCTGCGCACCGATGCGCAGATGAACGCGGAGTCCTTCGCCGAGCTGACCGGCGCCGTCGCCGATGCCGTCTCGACGGTCATCGACGGGAAGCCCGCGGCCGTCCGCGCGGCGCTCGTCGCCCTGCTGGCCGAGGGCCACCTGCTCATCGAGGACGTCCCGGGCGTCGGCAAGACCATGCTCGCGCGTGCCCTCGCCGCCTCGATCCACGGCACCGTCCGCCGCATCCAGTTCACCCCCGACCTACTCCCGGGAGACGTCACCGGCGTGTCGGTGTTCGACCCGGTCGCCCGCGAGTTCGAGTTCAAACCGGGCGCGGTGTTCGCGCACGTGGTCATCGCCGACGAGATCAACCGCTCCTCGCCCAAGACGCAGTCCGCCCTGCTCGAGGCGATGGAGGAGCGCCAGGTCACCGTCGACGGTCACTCGCACCCGCTGCCGGCGCCGTTCCTCGTCGTGGCCACGCAGAACCCGCTGGACATGGAGGGCACGTACGCGCTGCCCGAGGCGCAGCGCGATCGTTTCATGATGCGCATCTCGATGGGGTATCCGGATGCGGCCGCCGAGACCCTGATGCTGCGTCAGCGGGAGACGGAGAACCCGCTCCAGAAGATCCGCCCGGTCCTGACCGCCCAGCGCGTGCTCGACCTCATCGCCTGGGCCCGCCGCATCCACGTCTCGCCCGCCGTCGAGGAGTACGCGGTGGGGCTCGCCCACGCGACCCGCGTGCACGCCGACCTGCGCCTCGGCGCGAGTCCCCGGGCCACGCTGCAACTGGTGCGCGCCGCGAAGGTGTGGGCGGCGCTCGACGGACGTTCCTTCGTGATCCCCGACGACATCGCCTCCCTCGTCGTCCCGGTGTTCGCCCATCGCCTCATCCCCAACCGCGTCAGCGGAGCCCGCGCGGACGCGCACAGCGTCCCGGCGATCCTGGAGCGGATCGTCGGGTCCGTGCGCGTGCCCCTGGCTGCGCGCCCCTGA
- a CDS encoding DUF2252 domain-containing protein, with the protein MSKKNSVPTARAEFRQRSEAGRAARARVPRSSHGTWAAGSAREDPVAMLERQGESRLPELLPIRYARMLASPFAFFRGAAAIMAADLADTPTSGITVQLCGDAHLSNFGIFATPERNLIFDINDFDETLPGPWEWDLKRLVASFEVAARGRGFSRNERTAVIRAAARGYRERMRTAAGSPVLYSWHDRLDSEQVQALVRRERHAERVAKQQVGRTEQALAKARSRGHLNALSKLAEVVDGRLRIKAAPPLVVPLSDLLPAGEGREQTEARMRKLLGEYRKTLPSRSHPVSEYEYVDMARKVVGVGSVGTRAWVVLLRGRDDTDPLILQAKEAQTSVLEPFLEASAYANQGERVVRGQQLMQAASDMFLGWRSVKGIDGVDRDFYFRQLQDGKGSAEVERMPFAGMMLYARVCGETLARAHARGGDRVAIAGYLGAGEVFDRALGRFAVSYADRNALDHAAFGEAVASGRLIAAAT; encoded by the coding sequence ATGAGTAAGAAGAATTCGGTTCCGACCGCGCGCGCCGAGTTCCGACAGCGGTCCGAGGCCGGCCGGGCGGCACGCGCGCGCGTTCCGCGCTCGTCGCACGGCACCTGGGCCGCGGGCTCCGCGAGGGAGGATCCGGTTGCGATGCTCGAGCGCCAGGGGGAGTCACGATTGCCGGAACTCCTGCCCATCCGGTACGCGCGGATGCTCGCGTCCCCGTTCGCTTTCTTCCGGGGTGCCGCCGCCATCATGGCCGCGGACCTGGCGGACACTCCCACGTCCGGGATCACTGTGCAGCTGTGCGGCGACGCCCACCTGTCGAACTTCGGGATATTCGCGACACCGGAGCGCAACCTGATCTTCGATATCAACGACTTCGACGAGACATTGCCAGGACCCTGGGAATGGGACCTCAAACGACTCGTCGCGAGCTTCGAGGTCGCCGCGCGCGGCCGGGGCTTCTCGAGGAACGAGCGCACGGCCGTCATCCGGGCCGCAGCGCGCGGGTATCGGGAACGGATGCGGACCGCCGCGGGATCCCCGGTGCTGTACTCCTGGCACGATCGGCTGGATTCCGAGCAGGTTCAGGCCCTGGTGCGTCGCGAGCGACACGCTGAACGGGTGGCGAAGCAACAGGTGGGACGAACCGAGCAGGCGCTGGCGAAGGCGCGATCGCGGGGGCACCTGAATGCCCTGAGCAAGCTCGCAGAGGTGGTCGATGGCCGGCTGCGTATCAAGGCAGCGCCGCCGCTCGTCGTCCCGTTGTCCGACCTGCTGCCGGCGGGGGAGGGCCGGGAGCAGACAGAGGCGCGCATGCGGAAGCTGCTGGGCGAGTACCGCAAGACCCTGCCGAGCCGGTCGCATCCGGTGAGCGAGTACGAGTACGTCGACATGGCCCGCAAGGTGGTCGGCGTCGGAAGCGTGGGTACCCGGGCCTGGGTGGTCCTGCTCCGCGGCAGAGACGACACCGACCCGCTGATCCTGCAGGCCAAAGAGGCCCAGACCTCCGTGCTCGAACCCTTCCTCGAAGCGAGCGCGTACGCGAACCAGGGCGAGCGAGTCGTGCGCGGTCAGCAGCTGATGCAGGCGGCGAGCGACATGTTCCTCGGCTGGCGGAGCGTGAAGGGAATCGACGGTGTCGATCGCGACTTCTACTTCCGGCAGTTGCAGGACGGCAAAGGTTCTGCCGAGGTCGAGCGGATGCCTTTCGCCGGCATGATGCTGTACGCGCGGGTGTGCGGTGAAACCCTCGCCCGGGCACATGCCCGCGGGGGAGACCGGGTCGCGATCGCCGGCTATCTCGGGGCCGGAGAGGTGTTCGACCGTGCGCTGGGGCGCTTCGCGGTGTCGTACGCGGATCGGAACGCGCTCGATCACGCCGCCTTCGGTGAGGCCGTCGCGTCGGGGCGTCTCATCGCCGCGGCCACATAA
- a CDS encoding transglutaminase TgpA family protein has product MPRPERLRRRGAAALAAGILLSLTAAMMPVTRVIEPGGWVPGALTLATVMLATGALLRRARVPAVGVSLVESALFVLVITVAFFRDTAWFGVIPTPGTLRAVPVLLTDAVQQMATGAAPLPASDALSFFVVASVGVLTLVLDHVVVTTRLPLLGAVALVAVALVPTIAVPAPMDVGAFVVLGIGILFLLRTDTRARHAGSSRRPSTASATGVAIGAVAVIVAVVLTPLLPAPESRADPIAAGSSGINPTLRLGDDLRRPNPVEVLRVRTTASTAPYLRAVTLSAFAGEVWRPDEQRPEPVGSGEGFGPVPAGADVARAEQVTRIDIERLSSTYLPLPYPATDIGGLRGDWGLIAENRTVVALQANTSGQGYEVLTEEPRPTLEQIRGARARGAAVAPDYVQLPVVTPDLIGQLAREVTADARTDYDAVTALQRWFRSSAFSYSLDAPVEEGFDGAGVDAVERFLVERTGYCVHFASAFAVMARSLDIPTRVVIGYLPGADTPELVDDQVVYSVTSDLLHAWPEVYFEGIGWVGFEPTNSLGSPPTFSSGATTPGSAADQELGLTPEQSAAPSAGPSERPDLPGATESGAAQDDQASPTAVPGLVGLAIVALLGAPGVVRAAWRRRQLTAAGGGDERAAWRVVQDTAIDLGIPVPASESPRSFGARLVAAHGAPPGAVDALVTAVEHASYAPAGSARSGAARDGTLASAVDAVRGALRAGTPLGRRLLAVLVPRSLVVRPGSATAGAREPSGAR; this is encoded by the coding sequence ATGCCGCGGCCTGAGCGGTTGCGCCGGCGCGGCGCGGCGGCGCTGGCGGCGGGGATCCTGCTCTCCCTGACGGCGGCGATGATGCCGGTGACGCGCGTCATCGAACCCGGCGGCTGGGTGCCCGGAGCCCTGACCCTCGCGACGGTGATGCTGGCCACGGGCGCGCTGCTGCGCCGGGCGCGGGTCCCGGCGGTGGGGGTCTCGCTGGTCGAGTCCGCGCTGTTCGTGCTCGTGATCACCGTCGCGTTCTTCCGCGACACCGCCTGGTTCGGCGTCATCCCGACACCGGGCACCCTCCGGGCGGTCCCGGTCCTCCTCACGGATGCCGTCCAGCAGATGGCCACGGGCGCCGCGCCCCTGCCTGCATCCGACGCGCTGTCGTTCTTCGTGGTGGCGAGCGTCGGAGTGCTCACCCTCGTGCTGGATCATGTCGTGGTCACGACCCGGCTGCCGTTGCTGGGCGCCGTCGCCCTCGTCGCGGTCGCCCTCGTCCCCACCATCGCGGTTCCGGCACCCATGGACGTCGGCGCGTTCGTCGTGCTCGGGATCGGCATCCTCTTCCTGCTCCGCACCGATACCCGCGCGCGGCACGCCGGGTCGTCGCGGCGACCCTCGACCGCCTCCGCCACGGGGGTGGCGATCGGTGCGGTGGCGGTGATCGTGGCGGTGGTGCTCACGCCGCTCCTCCCGGCCCCGGAGAGCCGGGCGGACCCGATCGCCGCGGGCAGTTCCGGGATCAACCCCACGCTGCGCCTGGGCGACGATCTGCGGCGCCCGAACCCGGTCGAGGTGCTGCGCGTGCGCACGACCGCGTCCACCGCACCGTACCTGCGCGCGGTGACGCTGTCCGCCTTCGCCGGCGAGGTATGGCGGCCGGACGAGCAGCGTCCGGAGCCGGTCGGCAGCGGAGAGGGATTCGGGCCCGTGCCCGCGGGGGCGGATGTGGCGCGCGCGGAGCAGGTCACCCGCATCGACATCGAGCGGCTCTCCAGCACCTACCTGCCCCTCCCCTATCCCGCGACGGACATCGGCGGGCTCCGCGGCGACTGGGGGCTGATCGCCGAGAACCGGACGGTCGTGGCGCTGCAGGCGAACACCTCGGGTCAGGGCTACGAGGTGCTCACGGAGGAGCCCCGTCCGACCCTGGAGCAGATCCGCGGCGCCCGGGCGCGCGGCGCGGCGGTCGCTCCCGATTACGTGCAGCTGCCGGTCGTGACGCCCGACCTCATCGGGCAGCTCGCCCGCGAGGTCACCGCCGACGCGCGGACCGACTACGACGCGGTGACGGCACTGCAGCGCTGGTTCCGCTCTTCGGCGTTCTCCTACTCGCTCGATGCGCCCGTCGAGGAGGGCTTCGACGGGGCGGGGGTCGACGCGGTGGAGCGGTTCCTCGTCGAACGCACCGGGTACTGCGTGCACTTCGCCTCGGCCTTCGCCGTCATGGCGCGCTCCCTCGACATCCCCACCCGGGTGGTGATCGGCTACCTGCCCGGCGCGGACACGCCCGAGCTCGTGGACGATCAGGTGGTCTATTCGGTGACGAGCGATCTGCTCCACGCGTGGCCGGAGGTGTACTTCGAGGGCATCGGCTGGGTGGGGTTCGAGCCGACGAACAGCCTGGGGTCACCGCCGACGTTCTCGAGCGGGGCCACCACGCCCGGCAGCGCCGCCGACCAGGAGCTCGGGCTGACGCCCGAGCAGAGCGCAGCCCCCTCCGCCGGACCGTCCGAGCGACCGGATCTGCCGGGTGCGACCGAGTCCGGCGCGGCGCAGGACGATCAGGCGTCCCCCACCGCGGTACCGGGCCTGGTCGGCCTGGCCATCGTCGCGCTGCTGGGCGCCCCCGGGGTGGTTCGCGCGGCGTGGCGGCGACGGCAGCTGACGGCGGCGGGCGGCGGCGATGAGCGGGCCGCATGGCGGGTCGTGCAGGACACCGCTATCGACCTCGGCATCCCGGTCCCCGCGAGCGAGTCACCGCGGTCGTTCGGCGCGCGGCTCGTCGCGGCGCACGGCGCCCCGCCGGGTGCGGTGGACGCCCTCGTCACCGCCGTCGAGCACGCCAGCTACGCGCCGGCCGGGTCGGCACGGAGCGGGGCGGCGCGGGACGGTACGCTCGCTTCCGCAGTGGATGCCGTCCGGGGCGCGCTCCGCGCCGGAACGCCCCTCGGCCGCCGCCTCCTGGCTGTGCTCGTACCCCGTTCGCTGGTCGTCCGGCCCGGCAGCGCGACCGCCGGTGCAAGGGAGCCCTCCGGAGCAAGGTAG
- a CDS encoding LuxR C-terminal-related transcriptional regulator: MTSRTASARAARVDRPALRERLDEALSVRLTTVIAPAGSGKTTLLAQWVASHPETPCARLDADDADNDPVRFATRMLDTLSVVEPISDGTRTLIRLHANGLGTALIDALGDELRRFPECVFIIDDLHRITSRVLLTDLARVLRILPAHVHVILSSRVDPPLPRGRSRADDALLEFRQADLALTVAEATQLLSGITGVAFSSGQIGALVKRTEGWAAGLQLAAVTLRHRDDPDEFIAQFNGTDRLIVDYLTEETLQIQTPRRRRALLRMSILDRMSAGLVNVVIGRDDAQLLLEELERESMFLVPLDTTRSEYRFHPLFQDMLRYRLRAADPALEVELLHRAATWHLDRDEVHAAVEYLLRAKDWAQVIDVVTTRMTEVYERGEMLTVINWIESIPEAVRADRLDAWLLLGMLWGMAGQTAKSEDILGRLLSEPRSTAGQRKIATTYLSAKVYFAGHPEVSVVAAERAIGLLAEDDGSPVPNLLNVTDPRLLETLTLLSGARAHFLAGNRDESARWAARTLSSRGSSYPLYRVGALGTRALIDAWAGRMRDARLSAHEALTLAREVGRPFHPVVADAYLALAQIALEQAQPRHAALPLREAIVRSASNRRDQLMWITRLQSAELSLGHPFEEDPAPAEGFAEEAATCPPPIVARRLGALRARRLRLRAAPDAAARELSRDCLLDPAVFFEAVAAALAAGHRARARALLADALPPSAAAPLEGVQRRILAAWLAAADGDTAACHHRLAEAFDLAEPEGLVDVFIRAGGTVLALVAGHTRSHDGLRRSILDRARDAHMPLPATDLLAPLTDRELQILTYLPSRYKNSELADLCFVSLSTIKTHLANIYRKLDATTRDAAIARAHEVGLL; this comes from the coding sequence ATGACCAGTCGCACAGCGTCCGCCCGCGCCGCTCGCGTCGACCGTCCCGCACTGCGGGAACGCCTCGACGAGGCGTTGTCCGTTCGCCTGACGACGGTGATCGCCCCCGCAGGCTCCGGCAAGACGACGCTGCTCGCGCAATGGGTGGCATCCCACCCCGAGACACCGTGCGCCCGACTCGACGCGGATGACGCGGACAACGACCCGGTCCGGTTCGCGACCCGGATGCTGGACACCCTGTCCGTCGTCGAACCGATCTCGGACGGGACCCGCACCCTCATCCGCTTGCACGCCAACGGGCTCGGCACGGCACTCATCGACGCACTCGGTGACGAACTCCGCCGTTTCCCGGAGTGCGTGTTCATCATCGACGATCTGCACCGCATCACCAGTCGTGTTCTGCTGACGGACCTCGCCCGAGTGCTGAGGATCCTGCCGGCCCACGTCCATGTCATCCTCTCCAGCCGGGTGGACCCGCCGTTGCCGCGGGGACGCTCCCGCGCCGACGACGCGCTCCTCGAGTTCCGGCAGGCGGATCTCGCGCTCACTGTCGCAGAGGCCACCCAGCTGCTCAGCGGGATCACGGGCGTGGCGTTCTCCTCCGGTCAGATCGGCGCCCTGGTGAAACGCACGGAGGGCTGGGCGGCAGGGCTGCAGCTCGCCGCCGTGACGCTCCGGCATCGCGACGATCCGGATGAGTTCATCGCGCAGTTCAACGGCACCGACCGGCTGATCGTCGACTACCTGACCGAGGAGACCCTGCAGATCCAGACCCCGCGCCGCCGGCGAGCGCTGCTGCGGATGTCGATACTCGACCGTATGAGTGCGGGGCTGGTGAACGTCGTGATCGGCCGGGACGACGCGCAGCTTCTCCTGGAGGAGCTGGAACGCGAGTCCATGTTTCTCGTCCCGCTCGACACGACGCGGAGCGAGTATCGATTCCACCCGCTCTTCCAGGACATGCTCCGGTACCGGTTGCGTGCCGCGGATCCCGCCCTCGAGGTCGAGCTCCTGCACCGAGCCGCGACATGGCATCTGGACCGCGACGAGGTGCACGCGGCCGTCGAGTACCTGCTGCGCGCGAAGGACTGGGCGCAGGTCATCGATGTGGTCACGACGAGGATGACGGAGGTCTACGAACGCGGCGAGATGCTCACCGTCATCAACTGGATCGAGAGCATTCCGGAGGCGGTCCGCGCGGACCGTCTGGATGCCTGGCTGCTGCTCGGGATGTTGTGGGGGATGGCGGGTCAGACCGCGAAGTCCGAGGACATCCTCGGTCGGCTGCTGTCGGAACCGCGATCGACTGCGGGGCAACGCAAGATCGCCACGACTTACCTCAGCGCGAAGGTGTACTTCGCGGGGCACCCCGAAGTCTCCGTCGTCGCGGCGGAGCGGGCCATCGGGCTTCTCGCAGAGGACGACGGTTCGCCGGTCCCGAACCTGCTGAACGTGACCGATCCGCGGCTTCTGGAGACGCTCACGCTGCTGTCCGGTGCGCGCGCCCACTTCCTGGCCGGGAACCGTGACGAGTCCGCGCGCTGGGCGGCCCGTACGCTGTCCTCGCGCGGGAGCTCCTACCCGCTCTACCGGGTGGGCGCGCTCGGCACCCGCGCATTGATAGACGCCTGGGCGGGGCGGATGCGGGACGCCCGGTTATCCGCCCACGAGGCGCTCACCCTCGCCCGGGAGGTCGGTCGCCCGTTCCATCCGGTCGTCGCCGACGCGTATCTCGCCCTGGCGCAGATCGCGCTGGAACAGGCTCAGCCGCGGCACGCGGCGCTTCCCCTCCGCGAGGCGATCGTCCGGTCCGCGTCGAACAGGCGGGATCAACTGATGTGGATCACGCGCCTGCAGTCCGCCGAGTTGAGCCTCGGACACCCGTTCGAGGAGGATCCCGCCCCCGCCGAGGGCTTCGCGGAAGAGGCAGCGACCTGTCCGCCGCCGATCGTCGCGCGGCGGCTGGGCGCCCTGCGCGCACGTCGCCTACGGCTCCGTGCCGCGCCGGACGCCGCCGCACGCGAACTGTCGCGGGACTGCCTGCTCGATCCGGCCGTCTTCTTCGAGGCGGTGGCGGCGGCCCTCGCAGCGGGGCACCGTGCCCGCGCCCGGGCGCTGCTCGCCGATGCTCTCCCTCCCTCCGCCGCCGCACCCCTGGAGGGTGTGCAGCGCCGGATCCTCGCCGCGTGGCTCGCCGCAGCGGACGGGGACACCGCCGCCTGCCACCACCGGCTCGCGGAGGCCTTCGACCTCGCCGAACCGGAGGGACTGGTGGATGTGTTCATCCGCGCAGGAGGCACTGTCCTGGCTCTGGTCGCGGGGCACACCCGCAGTCACGATGGCCTCCGGCGCAGCATTCTGGATCGGGCCCGCGACGCACATATGCCCCTGCCAGCGACCGATCTACTCGCCCCGCTCACCGACCGCGAGCTGCAGATCCTCACCTACCTGCCCAGCCGGTACAAGAACTCGGAGCTCGCCGACCTGTGCTTCGTGTCTCTCAGCACGATCAAGACACACCTGGCCAACATCTATCGGAAGCTGGACGCGACGACCCGGGATGCGGCGATCGCCCGCGCGCACGAAGTCGGACTGCTCTGA
- a CDS encoding DUF58 domain-containing protein has translation MRRVRLLTNRGTGALVLALGCFAVANQLGLVELIWFGLLMLALVIGSVLAVVAGRGRADVTRTVSPSVPEAGTDLSVSVHVVMRSTLPAMGGRWHDDLPRAVTGTAYGTFPAVASGFSRADRTAELTYRAVPRQRGVHWLGPLEVTSTDPFGIARRTVSLGELTRLVVTPATVELPTLSGMSGRSGGTVPSPANRLGQGTDDIVARPWAPGDSMRRIHWRASAHRDELMVRQEEQETAPEAVIVLDRGAMRWSPGALERTGADAAFETAVTLCASAVVRLVQDGYAVEVIDADGTPLCARIDATDAGALEDAMFALATVTARPDDRLLALIDVFSGTTTGPLVVVTGHLGRRDAEALAVVAHHSSFPMLLSASPEPDALEAAGGWATARLRDDAAGAWRAAGAWRSGDAAA, from the coding sequence ATGCGCCGGGTACGACTGCTCACCAATCGGGGCACCGGCGCGCTCGTGCTGGCCCTCGGCTGCTTCGCCGTGGCCAATCAGCTGGGGCTCGTGGAACTGATCTGGTTCGGGCTGCTCATGCTCGCCCTCGTGATCGGATCGGTGCTGGCGGTCGTGGCCGGCCGGGGTCGCGCCGACGTCACCCGCACGGTGTCCCCCAGCGTGCCCGAGGCCGGCACCGACCTCTCCGTCTCGGTGCACGTCGTCATGCGCAGCACCCTCCCGGCGATGGGCGGACGCTGGCACGACGACCTCCCGCGCGCCGTCACAGGCACGGCGTACGGAACGTTCCCCGCCGTCGCCTCCGGCTTCAGCCGGGCGGACCGGACCGCGGAACTGACCTACCGTGCCGTCCCGCGACAGCGCGGGGTGCACTGGCTGGGCCCACTGGAGGTCACCAGCACCGACCCGTTCGGCATCGCCCGACGCACGGTCTCCCTCGGGGAACTCACGCGTCTCGTGGTCACCCCTGCCACGGTCGAGCTGCCGACGCTCTCCGGGATGTCCGGAAGGTCGGGGGGGACCGTTCCCTCCCCCGCCAATCGTCTCGGCCAGGGCACCGACGACATCGTCGCCCGGCCGTGGGCCCCGGGCGACTCGATGCGCCGCATCCACTGGCGCGCCTCCGCCCACCGCGACGAACTGATGGTCCGGCAGGAGGAGCAGGAGACCGCCCCGGAGGCCGTGATCGTGCTCGATCGCGGCGCGATGCGCTGGAGCCCCGGTGCGCTGGAACGGACCGGGGCCGATGCCGCCTTCGAGACCGCGGTGACCCTGTGCGCCTCGGCCGTCGTCCGTCTCGTGCAGGACGGCTACGCCGTGGAGGTCATCGACGCCGACGGGACGCCCCTGTGCGCGCGGATCGACGCGACCGACGCCGGCGCCCTCGAGGACGCCATGTTCGCCCTCGCCACGGTCACCGCCCGGCCCGACGACCGGCTCCTCGCCCTCATCGACGTCTTCTCGGGGACGACGACGGGCCCGCTCGTGGTCGTCACCGGCCACCTCGGGCGGCGGGATGCGGAGGCGCTCGCGGTCGTCGCGCACCACAGCTCCTTCCCGATGCTCCTGTCGGCCTCCCCCGAACCGGACGCCCTCGAGGCGGCGGGCGGCTGGGCGACCGCGCGCCTGCGCGATGATGCGGCGGGAGCCTGGCGAGCGGCGGGCGCCTGGAGGTCCGGCGATGCCGCGGCCTGA
- a CDS encoding AI-2E family transporter, translating into MAASEEATMRGAGVPRGALVLVSLAALTVTARGISAMLPDYTAQFDRIGAGIAAWLGSIGIGAAQIESVAGIDPRNVLSAVSDALGGVFPLSVALIIVLTMMILMSADAAYVPTIMRPLNPRQPDLAEALGRYAGNVRRYLVATTVLGVAQGTLNALVLWVRGVPAALLRELLAFLAVPATLLGKAVLVHADEQARAWATAFGPDAVTRRMRRSADRQRMLPPRSAPTEHHSPPEEGDCVDDA; encoded by the coding sequence ATGGCTGCGTCCGAGGAGGCCACGATGAGGGGAGCAGGAGTACCCCGCGGCGCCCTCGTTCTCGTCAGCCTTGCCGCGCTGACGGTCACGGCGCGCGGTATCAGCGCCATGCTGCCGGACTACACGGCGCAGTTCGACCGGATCGGTGCCGGCATCGCCGCGTGGCTCGGATCGATCGGCATCGGTGCCGCCCAGATCGAGTCTGTGGCCGGGATCGACCCTCGGAACGTGCTCTCCGCCGTCTCCGATGCGCTCGGTGGTGTGTTCCCCCTCTCGGTCGCCCTGATCATCGTGCTCACGATGATGATCCTGATGTCGGCGGATGCCGCGTATGTCCCCACGATCATGCGCCCGCTGAACCCGCGGCAGCCCGATCTGGCCGAAGCCCTCGGTCGCTACGCGGGGAACGTGCGGCGCTACCTGGTGGCCACGACCGTCCTCGGGGTCGCACAGGGGACGCTCAACGCCCTCGTGCTGTGGGTGCGGGGAGTTCCGGCGGCGTTGCTGCGGGAGCTGCTCGCGTTCCTCGCGGTCCCCGCGACCCTGCTCGGCAAGGCTGTGCTCGTCCATGCCGACGAGCAGGCGCGGGCGTGGGCGACCGCGTTCGGGCCGGATGCGGTCACCCGCCGGATGAGGCGGTCCGCGGACCGGCAGCGGATGCTCCCACCCCGCTCGGCTCCGACCGAACATCACTCCCCGCCGGAGGAGGGCGACTGTGTCGACGATGCGTGA